Genomic segment of Sutcliffiella horikoshii:
TTTTTGTATAACCATTGGCAGCTTCAAATCTAAACTTCTGATGTGTTTCTTTTGAAGTTGAGAGGATTTTGCTCTTAAATTTCCCATCATTGAAAAATTCCAACCAACTATTTGCATAAGAATAAGCATATTTGGCAGGATCAATTTTGTAGTACTCGCAAAACTTAGTAATATATAAATTCATAAAATTATATGCTATTATTAACTTTTCATAATATGAAAGTGATCTTATAGATAATATTTTCATAATTAGCAAACTTGACTTATAAAAAAACTCCTCAGAAATCCTAATTCCTTGAGAACCTCCATACCTTTCAATTTCTGGGTTGTATTGTTCCCAGATTGCCCTATTATTCAATTGAATCTTTTTAGAACCTACGTTTTCCTTATTGACCCAGTAATTATAATCTTTATCATCGATTAATCTTTTGCTTGATGGATTTTTGTTTAAAAAATCCCCAACCACACTAGTAATATATTGAAGTTCATTTGAATTAGAATTCTTTTTATTAAAGCTAAATCTAACCCTTAAGTGATTACCTTTCTCCCAATATCGAATAAAAAAAAACTTACACAATTTATCGGTATCTAATAAGTTTGAAATTATTGGATTTAGTAAATTCTTAATTAAGTAATCATGTTTTTCGAATTCCTGGTAATAAATATGTAAACTTTTCCATTCTACCATTTCATTCTCCATTTCTTAAAAAGGGATACAATTAAAAAATAATTGTATCCCTAATTTATTAATTTATATAATATTTCTCATTATGCACTCTTTTCTAAAGGACCCATATCAGGGGAACATGATGTACCGTTACATGCACTACAGAACCCTACTTCTGGCAAATCGCCATCTAGTAAATCAATATCTTCAATCTCTGGTAGTTCTAAATTTTCTAATTTCATTTTCAAGTTCATCTTATATCACCTCCTTTCATTTTTTAGGAACTTATAATATTCCAACAAAACAATACCAATATCACAAACGCTTGGTATAATGCTAAATATATTTTTCACTGTCAATTTTCTATAAGCTTTTTTCTAAAGGGCCCATATCAGGGGAGCATGATGTACCGTTACATGCACTACAGAACCCTACTTCTGGTAAATCGCCATCTAATAAATCAACATCCTCAATCTCAGGTAATTCTAAGCTCTCTAATTTCATTTTCAAGTTCATTGAATTATTCACCTCCTTTCAAATTTATGGAAACTAAATTAATTCCTAAACAATGCCCTATACAGCAATGCTCAGGTTTAATGATTGCTGTTATTCCTTTTTCTCTTAAACTACTCTTCAAAATTTTGTAAGCTTCTTTATACTTATTTTCGATATTGAAAAGATTAGACTTCGCTTTTTCAGATTCTAATGTCTTAATTATAGCTTTAACACTAGAATCATTTAGATCCACTCCAACAGAACTAATTTTGGTCCCATTATAAAGATATATACTAGTTTCATATAAGGCATTTTCAACCAATTCAAAATGTATTATTTTTGTATTTTTGTGTTTTTCTTGAAGGCTTAGGTATAAAAAAGAAGCTTCCTGAGAGTAGTTTTGACATTCAACTTCAACTTTCTCATATAAACCTTCTAATAATTGAGAATTTAATAATGCTTTATATGCAGCCTCTTCATAAGTAATACCTGTTCCATAAACATTACCTCCTTCTTTGTCCTCAATTCTCTCGCATAAGGCAGAATATAGAGCATCTAAATACTTTACACCATATCCCTCATACCTATTTCCAGTTGCCCTATCACTTATTAAACTTCTTTTTAGAGGCATTTGTACTATTTCTAAATATTCTTCATCTAGTAAGTTATTTAATTTTAAAAAATCTTTTACGTTCTTTACCCATTCCGAAGAATTAGAATTGGTAGAGGAATTCGACTTCCTACGCTTTATATAATTTCCTGATGGTAAGTTAATCTTTCGATATGTTAAATCACTTAAATTTAATTTATAAAAAGGATATTCATCATCACCGCTAGGGGATACCACAGATAAGAACGCTTTAAATGCAATAATACTAGAAATCATTTTCTCCTCAATTTTTCCTAGTTTAACTTCATTAACATACTTATTAATACAATTTAAACAAGGTAGCTGATCAACTTTTAAGCCAGAAGTGAAAATGTTGTTTATATTTAATATTACTTTTATATTTTTATTTTTAATCATATGTATATATTTCAAAATATTCTGTACACTTCCATTAATATTTAAATAGATTATTGTTTGGAAATTGTTAAGTATCTCCAAATCAATCCCTGTTATAAATTTCATTTTAGTAAAATTATATAACGGTGAGTTTTGGTAAATGGTCACTGAGTTTGCCCCATTTTCTAATAAAAAATCTCCAACGTAAATTGGCATAATACCCTCACCGATTATAAGAAAGTTATGATTTCTAAAGTTATTAAATACTTTAATTGGGTTAGTTTGTAACTCTTCTACAAATGAA
This window contains:
- a CDS encoding thiopeptide-type bacteriocin biosynthesis protein, with translation MVEWKSLHIYYQEFEKHDYLIKNLLNPIISNLLDTDKLCKFFFIRYWEKGNHLRVRFSFNKKNSNSNELQYITSVVGDFLNKNPSSKRLIDDKDYNYWVNKENVGSKKIQLNNRAIWEQYNPEIERYGGSQGIRISEEFFYKSSLLIMKILSIRSLSYYEKLIIAYNFMNLYITKFCEYYKIDPAKYAYSYANSWLEFFNDGKFKSKILSTSKETHQKFRFEAANGYTKIWEELVCEHLESLTTLVNKKYITKEKAAEMSSSYIHMNNNRIGIKPKDEVLVSLILYRNLNTRW